Proteins from one Agelaius phoeniceus isolate bAgePho1 chromosome 10, bAgePho1.hap1, whole genome shotgun sequence genomic window:
- the CHST2 gene encoding carbohydrate sulfotransferase 2 — protein MKVCRRKALALCLGYALLLLLAALNLLEYKWRREPRRCGEPPAAPRHHPPPPPPPVGSRGPAGARRQLVYVFTTWRSGSSFFGELFNQNPEVFFLYEPVWHVWQKLYPGDAVSLQGAARDMLSSLYRCDLSVFQLYSTAGAGKNLTTLGIFGAATNKVICSSPLCPAYRKEVVGMVDDRVCKKCPPQRLSRFQEECHKYHTLVIKGVRVFDLAVLAPLMRDPTLDLKVIHLVRDPRAVASSRIKSRHGLIRESLQVVRSRDPHIHRMPFLDAGHKLGGKKEGGGGSDYHALGAMEVICSSMAKTLQTALHPPDWLQGNYMAVRYEDLVVEPIKTLRQVYGFVNLAVSPEMEKFALNMTSGPGYSSKPFVVSARNATQALSAWRTALSYQQIKQVEEYCQQPMALLGYERVGSPEEVKDLSRTLLRKPRL, from the coding sequence ATGAAAGTGTGCCGGCGGAAGGCGCTGGCGCTGTGCCTGGGCTacgcgctgctgctgctgctcgccGCGCTCAACCTGCTGGAGTACAAGTGGCGGCGGGAGCCGCGGCGCTGCGGGGAGCCCCCGGCAGCCCCCCGCCACcaccccccgccgccgccgccgccggtcGGGAGCCGCGGCCCGGCGGGCGCCCGGCGGCAGCTGGTCTATGTCTTCACCACCTGGCGCTCGGGCTCGTCCTTCTTCGGGGAGCTCTTCAACCAGAACCCCGAGGTCTTTTTCCTCTACGAGCCGGTGTGGCACGTCTGGCAGAAGCTATACCCCGGTGACGCCGTCTCGCTGCAAGGGGCGGCCCGCGACATGCTGAGCTCCCTGTACCGATGCGACCTCTCCGTCTTCCAGCTCTACAGCACGGCGGGCGCCGGCAAGAACCTCACCACGCTCGGCATCTTCGGGGCGGCCACCAACAAGGTCATCTGCTCCTCGCCCCTCTGCCCGGCCTATCGCAAGGaggtggtggggatggtggACGACCGGGTGTGCAAAAAGTGTCCCCCGCAGCGCCTCAGCCGCTTCCAGGAGGAATGCCACAAGTACCACACGCTGGTCATCAAGGGCGTCCGTGTCTTTGACCTGGCCGTCCTGGCCCCGCTCATGCGGGACCCGACCCTGGACCTCAAAGTCATCCATCTGGTGCGGGACCCCCGGGCCGTCGCCAGCTCCCGCATCAAGTCCCGGCACGGCCTCATCCGGGAGAGCCTGCAGGTGGTGCGGAGCCGGGACCCCCACATCCACCGCATGCCCTTCCTCGATGCTGGCCACAAGCTGGGCGGGAAGAAGGAGGGGGGGGGCGGCTCGGACTACCATGCCCTGGGTGCCATGGAGGTCATCTGCAGCAGCATGGCCAAGACCCTGCAGACTGCTCTGCACCCCCCTGACTGGCTCCAGGGCAATTACATGGCCGTGCGCTACGAGGACCTGGTGGTGGAGCCCATCAAGACCCTGCGGCAGGTGTACGGCTTTGTGAACCTGGCGGTCAGCCCGGAGATGGAGAAGTTCGCCCTCAACATGACCAGCGGCCCCGGCTACTCCTCCAAGCCGTTCGTGGTGTCGGCCAGGAACGCCACCCAGGCGCTGAGTGCCTGGAGGACCGCGCTCAGCTACCAGCAGATCAAGCAGGTGGAGGAGTACTGCCAGCAGCccatggccctgctgggctACGAGCGGGTGGGCAGCCCCGAGGAGGTGAAGGACCTCAGCCGAACGTTGCTCAGGAAGCCGCGGCTGTGA